DNA from Agathobaculum sp. NTUH-O15-33:
GTTGGGAGTCTACTGTACTGCGCAACCCTACCGAAAAGCAATTGATACAAAACTGGGCAGATATTTTGTTTAATAACAACCGTCAAAAAGTGAGGTTGAACGAATGCCCATTGACAGAAAGCGAAATGCAGCAAATTTTAGAGCAAGTGAATCTACTGCAATCACCATACAAACTAAATGGCTTTATCAATGGTAAAAGCGTATCTATAAAGCGTGATAACCCCGATGATACCACTAATTTCGGCAAGGAAGTCAGTCTTAAAATATATGACCGACAGGAAATTGCCTATGGTGAAAGTCGCTACCAAATCGTGCAACAACCACACTTTTCAACTAAGTCTCCCATATTAAATAACCGCCGTGGTGACTTGATGCTTTTGATTAACGGTATGCCTGTTATCCATATAGAGTTAAAAAAAGCGGTATACCCGTTAGCGAAGCATATAACCAAATAGAAAAGTACACTTATGAGGGCGTTTTTAGAGGACTGTTTTCATTGGTGCAAGTTTTTGTGGCAATGCAACCAGAAGAAGCCGTATATTTTGCAAACCCCGGTGAAGGTGTTAAGTTTAATAAGGCATTCTATTTCCACTGGGCAAATAGCGATAACGAACCTACAAATGAATGGCACAAAGTCATTCTTGATTTGTTGAACATTCCAATGGCGCATATGCTTATTGGTTTTTACACTATTGCCGATACCGATGAGGGTGTGCTGAAAGTAATGCGTAGTTATCAATATTATGCGGCAATTGGTATTGCGGACACAGTGGCAAAAAAGAACTGGGCAGACAATAATCAGTTGGGTGGTCATGTATGGCACACCACAGGCTCAGGCAAAACAATGACCAGTTTTAAATCTGCCCAGCTTATTGCAAGCTCTCATGATGCTGACAAAGTAGTTTTCTTGGTGGATAGAAAAGAACTCGGCATACAATCATTAAAGGAATATCGGTCTTTCGCTAATGAAAACGAGTCCGTGCAGGCGACTGAAAACACCGATATTTTAATTTCCAAACTTAAGAGCGATGATAAAGATATTAACTTGATTGTCACTTCCATTCAAAAACTGAGTGGTCTTACAAAAGAGGCTGGAGAGGATGATTTAAAGAAGATTAAATCAAAACGAATGGTAATCATTATCGACGAGTGCCATCGTTCTACATTTGGAGATATGTTAACGGCAATAAAAACCACATTTAAAAATGCATTAATTTTCGGATTTACCGGAACCCCGATCCAAGAGATTAATATTAAAAAAGACAGCACCACCCCTACTATATTTGGTGATGAAATACACCGCTACACTTTGGCGGATGGAATACGTGACAAGAATGTTCTAGGCTTTGATCCTTATATGGTGAAAATTTTTGATGATTCTGACGTTAGAGAGCAAGTAGCACTTCACAAGGCGAAAGCCTCTACTCAGGCAGATGTTATAGGTGATCCGCAGAAAGAAAAAATGTTCTATAAATACATGGACTCCTCTCAAGTTAAAATGTATGGCGAACTAGTTGATGGAAAATGGGTCAGCGGCATTGAAGATTTTATTCCAAATGAACAATATCAGTCTAGCCAATACAGAGATGGGGTTATTTCTGATATAAAGAAAAAGTGGATCATTTACAGCAGAGGCAGAAAGTTTCATGCAATTTTTGCTACTAGCAGTATCCCTGAGGCAGTGGCTTACTACCGATTAATGAAGGATCAAATGCCAGAATTAAATATAACTGCTATGTTTGACCCTACCATCGACAACGAAGGTGGCGGCTCATTAGACAAAGAAGATGGTATTGTGGAAATGCTTGAGGATTATGAAAGCAAATTCTCACAACCTTTCACTATGGCATCTTATGACAGATTCAGAAAAGATGTAAGCCTGAGATTAGCACATAAAAAACCTTACGAGCGTATTACTACTGATGAACAGATCGATATTCTAATAGTTGTGAATCAGATGCTTACAGGCTTTGACTCCAAGTGGGTGAATACGCTCTATTTGGATAAGGTGATGGAATATGAGAATCTTATTCAAGCGTTTTCGCGTACCAATCGTCTATTTAATTTGGTGGATAAACCGTTTGGCATCATCAAATATTATAGACGCCCAAATACTATGGAGAAAAATATTGAGGCAGCGGTTAAAGCATACTCTGGTGACATCCCTACAGGATTGTTTGTTGATAAGCTACCTAATAACCTGCGCAAAATGAACGAACTGTTTGATGAGATATCTGAACTGTTTAGCAATGCTAGAATTAAAGATTTTGAAAAACTACCTGATGAATCATCGGTTAAGGCTAAGTTTGCAAAGCTTTTTAAGCAATTTTCAACGCATTTAGAAGCTGCAACAATCCAAGGTTTTAATTGGACTGAAAATATTTATCAAGATGAACATGGCTCAAATATTGTGATGAAATTCGATGAAATGGCATACCTAATTCTTCTTGCAAGATACAAAGAGCTTGCCAAAGGCGGTGGCGGTGGTCGTGGTGGAGATGTTCCCTACGAAATAGATACACATATTACCGAGTATGACACAGGGAAAATTGATGCGGATTATATGAACTCTCGATTTGAAAAATTTCTCAAATTGATAGAAAACGCATATGATCCAGCGTCATTGGAGAGTACATTAAAAGAACTCCATAAATCTTTTTCTATGCTGGATCAAGAGGAGCAAAAATACGCAAATATTTTTATTCATGATATTCAGATAGGAAAGGTGCAGATTGTTCCCGGAAAATCATTCAGAGATTATATTTCAGAGATGATGAAAAGTGCAGAAAATGACAGAATTAGCTTAGTGGCAAAAAGGCTTGGTTGTTACGAGCGTTTGCTTAGAGAACTTCTGGAGCGAAAAGTGACCAAGGAAACGATTGAGGCACATGGTAAGTTCGAAGAACTAAAATCCTCGGTAGATACAAAAAAGGCAAAGACGTTTTTTGAACGAGTGGAGAAATCAGAGTATCAAGATTCTCGCTTAATAATGTACATCGAAAGATATTTGCGATACTTTTTATTGAGCGGTGGAGAAGATTTATACCCTGAGAAGGAGACAAATATTCCAACAAATGATACAAAGGAAAAACGTGTTGTTGGCGTTGTAATATCGGAAGAAAATATGATCGGCAAAACCTATGTGTCTTCTGTAAAGACTTCTACCCTGCAAAACTGGTGTTCAGAGAGCAAGGCTCTGTCTTGCATGATTGAAACGGACTGTTTTGCATACATCGAAAATAAGCTATGCATAAATGATAGTAAGTATATCGAGCGTGATTCGAATGGTAGAATACGCCTTACAACCTATGCAAAAACTCATGAGGAAGAATGCTTTCTTCAATTCGTTGTAGATAAAGAGACAGGTCAGTTACACTACATTACACTTCCAGCAGCAATGGCAAGTAAATCATTTAATTACTATGATGAAATTGACGAGGATTTAGTTAATCAATATGGATTGGTGAACGAAATGTCTCAAGAGATGCTTGCAGCTATTAGCGGTTTAGAATTTGGCGAGGCATTAAAAAAGCTAATGAGCAAAAATATATGCAATTATTCGTTTAGATTGCTAGAGGATACTACAGGTTTGGACAAAAATACAATCAGCAATCTTCGAAAGGGAGCGAATCTCACGAAGCTAAATGTTATATCAACATGTTTGGGCATACATATTCCATTTCTTGTTAGCAACAAAATGCTTGAACTTGCAGAACTAGCCCTTAATCTATATCTGCCCGGAAAAGCAGGTGCAGAAAATGGTATATATGATTCCCTACTACATTTAAAATGGGCAACTGATTATGATGACATCTATGAGGAATTGACAGAGCAAAATTATGAGTATTTAATTCATCAACCAAAATAAAAAAATATTTATCCAAATAGATCAGATGTAAAAGTCTGGTCTATTTTTTTTACCCAAAAATAATTTTGTTGAACTTTCGTCAACGAATATGCACACCTATGCCTCGAATTTTATTATGAATTCGAGATTTTTTGTATCTTGATTGGTAAATACAATGCTTTGCCCATTGAACTATGTTCAACGGGCAAAAAGCACAGAAAGAGTATCATTAGTGTGGCAAGAGCAATTCTTGCTTTTATACACCCCCGTTTCAATGTTCATCGCCTGATCAGCGGTGCCCAGAACGGCGAAACGGACACAAGTTAATATTAGTCAACCCACTGGGACGGTTGGCCAGTTAAGAAATGAGGATTTCATTCTTATGGCCAATGATTATGGGAAGTTCAGTGTGGATCCTCATTTCGGTTTTCAGACCGAAGGAGGGTCTACACAATGGACAAATTTGAAAATCTACAGACAAGCAGTGAGAACAAGCAGCACTACATCCCTATGGAGGTAACCCCGGAAACCATCAAGGATTTCGGTATCAACCCGGCGGATGTGGTATGGATGAGAATCGGAAACAAACCTAAGAAGGTTATTATGATTCCCGTGACCGAGGAGCAGTATTACGAATATATGCGTCCTCTTTGGCGTGAGGACAAGCGTCAGCAGAGACAGGAGCCTATGGCATCGCTGGATAAGATGTACGAAGAAAACGAGTACGAAGCCGCTGACACTTCAGGCCTTGAAGCCGATGTTATGAAGCAGATTATGATTGACGAGTTGTATGCGGCTCTCGATGGGCTGGAAGAAATCGACCGTACCATCATGGAGATGTACAGCACAAACCACAGTGAAGCGGAAATCGGACAGGCTGTCGGTATGAGTCAGCGTGGTGTCGGTAAGCGTAAGCAGAGAATCCTGCTGAAGCTCCGCACCTGTCTGCAGGACTATAAATAAGGAATAACTTCCTTGCCTGTTCCATCACAGCAGTATGTGGTGGAGCAGGTTTTTATATTTTTTTTGAAATTGCGGTTCTTAAAACAGCCGAGGATGTCCTTTCACTCTCAGAGGGGCAAACGAAGCACCTCGGAAAGGACGGAAATGTATGACAAACCGATGCAGGACAGGCACGGACGGATGCAAAAGTCAGGAACTCGACCGAGAGTTATCTGATGTACTTATTGCAATCAGTGTCGTGTCAAAACGAATTGCTGACAGGCTTTCAGTAGTCAGCGGCGATGAAAAAGTGAATATGGAAGGAGGAAGTCCGAATGGGAAAAGTAAGCGAATTGTCCATGATCGTTGATGAACTCAAAAAGTGCGGCCAAGTATTAATTGGCATTTCGGAGGGGCTGGCTGATATGTTCAGCGGTTCAGCGGAAGAGGAAAAACAGACTGCAAAAAAGAGTGCTGGAAAAAAGAAAGCCGCCGAGGAGTCTAGGCCGGAAGTGCCGGAGAAAAAGGCACTCACGCTGGAAGATGTCCGAGCCGTGTGTGCGGATAAATCTCGCAAAGGCTATACGGCAGAGGTCAAGGCAGTCCTCACAAAGCATGGTGCAGAGAAGCTGTCCGAGGTAGACCCGGCGGAATACAAAGCACTGCTTGCAGAAGTGGAGGTGCTTGGAAATGCCGGATAAACAGAAGGTGAATTGCACCGCAGGTGCAAGAGAGGCTGGCCTGGGCCACGCAGTATTATCAGCATCTTCCAGTCACAGGTGGCTGGAATGCCCACCCTCGGCTCTGCTCTGTTCCAAGGCAGGAGATACAGCCAGTGAGTTTGCAATGCAGGGCACCGATGCCCACAGCCTTTGCGAACATAAGCTGAAAACCGCACTGGGACAGAAGTCAAAAGACCCTACGGAGAATTTGCAGTATTTCGATGAAGAAATGGCAGACTGCTCCGATATGTATGCTCAGTATGTGATGGAGCAGCTTGCGGCGGCAAAGGAAAAGTGCAAAGACCCCATTGTTCTGATTGAACAGCATCTCGATTTTTCCAGATGGGTGCCGGAGGGATTTGGCACCGGGGACTGTGTCATCGTATCAGATGAAACCCTTACCGTGATTGATTTCAAGTACGGTGTCGGAATTTTGGTAGAAGCCGAAAAGAATCCGCAGATGATGTGCTATGCACTGGGAGCCTTACAGCTGTTTGACGGCATCTACGATATTGATTCGGTGACCATGACCATCTTCCAGCCGAGAAGGGACAGAGTCAGCACATACACCATTTCCAAGGAAGAACTTCTGGAATGGGCGGATGAGGTGCTTAGTCCCACAGCACAGCTGGCGGCAAAGGGCGAGGGTGAATACAAAGCCGGAGACCACTGCCAGTTCTGTAAGGTAAAAGCTACCTGCCGAAAGAGAGCCGAATACAATCTTGAACTTGCGCGCTACGATTTTGAGATGCCTTCCACACTTGAAGATGATGAGATAGAGGCCATTCTTTCAAAAGTAGACGCACTGGTATCTTGGGCGGGCGATATTAAGGAATATGCTTTGCAACAGGCAGTCAGCGGTAAGGAGTGGAAAGACTGGAAGATTGTCGAAGGACGCTCCAACAGAAAATATGTAAATGAAACAACCGTGGCAGATACGGTCAAGGAAGCAGGATATGACCCATTTGAACATAAGGTTCTGGGGATTACGGCAATGACTAAACTGCTCGGCAAGACAAGATTTGAAGAACTGCTCTCCGGGTTTATTGAAAAACCGCAGGGCAAGCCAACTTTAGTTCCTATGTCGGACAAGCGTCCGGCAATGAATACAGCAGCAAACGATTTTAAGGAGGACAAATAATATGTCAAAGAATTATACCAACCCTACCAAGGTTATCACTGGAGTAAACACCCGCTGGTCTTATGCAAATGTGTGGGATGCGAAATCCATCAACGGCGGCGCACCGAAGTTCAGCGTGAGTCTTATCATCCCGAAGGATGATACTGCAACGGTCAACAAAATCAAGGCGGCTATCCAGTCTGCCTATGAGGAAGGTCAATCCAAACTGAAGGGCAATGGCAAGACCGTGCCTGCACTTTCTGTACTTAAGACTCCACTTCGTGACGGCGATCTCGAAAGACCTGATGATGAAGCCTATGCAGGTTGCTATTTCGTCAATGCCAACAGTGCATCTGCACCGGGCATCGTAGATGCAGACCGTCAGCCTATCATCGACCGCAGCGAGGTGTACAGCGGTGTGTATGGTCGTGCCAGCATCAACTTCTATGCCTTCAACTCCAACGGCAATAAGGGTATTGCCTGCGGTCTGAACAATCTTCAGAAAATGAAAGACGGAGAGCCGCTTGGCGGAAAGAGCCGTGCAGAGGATGACTTTGCAACCGAAGCTGATGAAGATTTTCTCGGATAAGGAGGGCGGATTATTATGACTACAGTTCAGAATTTGATGCTTTCCGTGTGTTTCGGTGCTGTGATGGGTACCTTCATTGCAAATGTGGGGTTCATCATCAAGTGTGCAATTGACACCCGCAAGGAGAAAAAGCGTAAGAAAAATGAAGAGTCTGCTAATAAGGCAGAGTAAATGACAGCGGGCGGCGGAGGTGCATTCTTCGCCGCCTTGCTTATATTAAGGATGGTGACAATATGGGAAAAATTAATACACTCTCGATTGATATTGAGAGTTACAGCGATGTGGATTTGCAGAAGTGCGGGGTCTATAAATATGCCCAGTCCCCTAACTTTGAAGTCCTGCTGTTTGGTGTATCAGTCAACGGCGGTAAGGTCACGGTTTATGATCTGGCACAGGGAGAGAAACTGCCGATGGATATTATTACGGCACTGACGGATGATACCGTACCCAAATGGGCATTCAATGCGGCTTTCGAGAGGGTCTGTCTTTCGGTGTGGCTGCAAAGGAACTACCCACAGTGCTTTTGCAGCTACAGCATAAATGAGGATACAGTGGGAGATTATCTTGACCCGGCGGCGTGGAAATGCTCCATGATATGGTCGGCATACATGGGACTGCCATTATCCCTTGCCGGGGCCGGTACGGTGCTTGGGCTGGAAGAACAGAAGCTGAAGGAAGGCAAAGACCTCATCCGATATTTCTGTGTTCCCTGCAAGCCGACTAAGGTCAATGGCGGCAGGACACGCAATCTGCCGGAGCATGATATGGAAAAGTGGAATCTGTTCAAGTTCTATAACAAGCGGGATGTTGAAGTGGAAATGTCCATACAGGACAGACTGAAAAAATATCCTGTGCCGGATTTCGTGTGGGAGGAATACCATCTCGACCAAGAAATCAATGACCGTGGGATTGCCCTTGATATGGATGTGGTGGAGAATGCCATTGCTTTTGATGCGAAGTCCAAAGCGGAACTGGCAGAAAAAATGCAGGAACTGACTGACCTTGATAACCCCAACTCTGTGGTGCAGATGAAGCAGTGGCTTGCGGATAATGGTCTGGAGATGGACAGCCTTGGGAAAAAGGAAGTGGCACAGGCGGTCAAGACTGCTCCCAAGGAACTGGCGGAGGTTCTGACCCTGCGGCAGCAGTTATCCAAATCTTCTGTAAAGAAGTATCAGGCGATGCAGAATGCAGTCTGTGAGGACGGCAGGGCGAGAGGAATGTTTCAGTTTTACGGGGCCAATCGCAGCGGCCGATGGGCAGGCAGAATGATACAGCTACAAAATCTGCCCCAGAACCATATGCCGGATTTGGAACAGGCTCGTGGTCTTGTGGAGTCCGGCAATTATGATGCAATGGAACTTTTATATGATGATATCCCGGATACTCTGTCGCAGCTCATCCGCACAGCCTTTGTGCCGAGAGCCGGGATGAAATTTGTGGTGGCGGACTTCTCTGCAATTGAAGCAAGGGTGCTTTCGTACCTTGCCAAGGAAAGCTGGCGAAGCGAGGTCTTTCAGAATAACGGTGACATTTATTGTGCATCGGCATCTGCCATGTTCGGTGTTCCTGTTGAAAAGCATGGTGTCAACGGGCATCTTCGTCAGAAGGGCAAAATCGCAGAATTGGCGCTTGGCTACGGCGGTTCGGTCGGCGCATTAAAAGCGATGGGTGCCTTGGATATGGGACTTAAGGAGGAAGAACTCCAGCCGCTGGTGGATTCATGGAGAGCCGCCAATCCTAACATCGTGCGTTTCTGGTGGGATGTTGACCGCTGTGTGAAGGATACTGTCAAAAACAGAGTGACCACGGAGACACACGGCATTCGCTTTTTCTACCAGAGCGGGATGCTGTTCATTCAGCTGCCAAGCGGCAGACGGCTTTCCTATGTGAAACCGCGCATGGGAGAGAATCGTTTCGGCGGTGAGGCTGTGACTTACGAAGGTGTGGGCGGCACGAAGAAATGGGAACGCATCGAAAGCTACGGTCCCAAGTTCGTGGAGAATATCGTGCAGGCAATCAGTCGTGACATTCTTGCTTATGCTATGCGAACCTTGTCCCACTGCTTTATCTGCGGTCATGTTCATGATGAACTGATTATTGAGTGCAGCACGGGAGTTTCCCTTGATGCGGTGTGTGAGCAGATGGGCAGGACTCCGCCCTGGATTTCAGGGCTTCTG
Protein-coding regions in this window:
- a CDS encoding RNA polymerase sigma factor, whose amino-acid sequence is MDKFENLQTSSENKQHYIPMEVTPETIKDFGINPADVVWMRIGNKPKKVIMIPVTEEQYYEYMRPLWREDKRQQRQEPMASLDKMYEENEYEAADTSGLEADVMKQIMIDELYAALDGLEEIDRTIMEMYSTNHSEAEIGQAVGMSQRGVGKRKQRILLKLRTCLQDYK
- a CDS encoding DUF2815 family protein, giving the protein MSKNYTNPTKVITGVNTRWSYANVWDAKSINGGAPKFSVSLIIPKDDTATVNKIKAAIQSAYEEGQSKLKGNGKTVPALSVLKTPLRDGDLERPDDEAYAGCYFVNANSASAPGIVDADRQPIIDRSEVYSGVYGRASINFYAFNSNGNKGIACGLNNLQKMKDGEPLGGKSRAEDDFATEADEDFLG
- a CDS encoding type I restriction endonuclease is translated as MYFDKEKDFEEAVIKALIDCGWESTVLRNPTEKQLIQNWADILFNNNRQKVRLNECPLTESEMQQILEQVNLLQSPYKLNGFINGKSVSIKRDNPDDTTNFGKEVSLKIYDRQEIAYGESRYQIVQQPHFSTKSPILNNRRGDLMLLINGMPVIHIELKKAVYPLAKHITK
- a CDS encoding DUF2800 domain-containing protein; translated protein: MPDKQKVNCTAGAREAGLGHAVLSASSSHRWLECPPSALLCSKAGDTASEFAMQGTDAHSLCEHKLKTALGQKSKDPTENLQYFDEEMADCSDMYAQYVMEQLAAAKEKCKDPIVLIEQHLDFSRWVPEGFGTGDCVIVSDETLTVIDFKYGVGILVEAEKNPQMMCYALGALQLFDGIYDIDSVTMTIFQPRRDRVSTYTISKEELLEWADEVLSPTAQLAAKGEGEYKAGDHCQFCKVKATCRKRAEYNLELARYDFEMPSTLEDDEIEAILSKVDALVSWAGDIKEYALQQAVSGKEWKDWKIVEGRSNRKYVNETTVADTVKEAGYDPFEHKVLGITAMTKLLGKTRFEELLSGFIEKPQGKPTLVPMSDKRPAMNTAANDFKEDK
- a CDS encoding DNA polymerase; protein product: MNTLSIDIESYSDVDLQKCGVYKYAQSPNFEVLLFGVSVNGGKVTVYDLAQGEKLPMDIITALTDDTVPKWAFNAAFERVCLSVWLQRNYPQCFCSYSINEDTVGDYLDPAAWKCSMIWSAYMGLPLSLAGAGTVLGLEEQKLKEGKDLIRYFCVPCKPTKVNGGRTRNLPEHDMEKWNLFKFYNKRDVEVEMSIQDRLKKYPVPDFVWEEYHLDQEINDRGIALDMDVVENAIAFDAKSKAELAEKMQELTDLDNPNSVVQMKQWLADNGLEMDSLGKKEVAQAVKTAPKELAEVLTLRQQLSKSSVKKYQAMQNAVCEDGRARGMFQFYGANRSGRWAGRMIQLQNLPQNHMPDLEQARGLVESGNYDAMELLYDDIPDTLSQLIRTAFVPRAGMKFVVADFSAIEARVLSYLAKESWRSEVFQNNGDIYCASASAMFGVPVEKHGVNGHLRQKGKIAELALGYGGSVGALKAMGALDMGLKEEELQPLVDSWRAANPNIVRFWWDVDRCVKDTVKNRVTTETHGIRFFYQSGMLFIQLPSGRRLSYVKPRMGENRFGGEAVTYEGVGGTKKWERIESYGPKFVENIVQAISRDILAYAMRTLSHCFICGHVHDELIIECSTGVSLDAVCEQMGRTPPWISGLLLRADGYECSFYKKD
- a CDS encoding DNA ligase, with translation MGKVSELSMIVDELKKCGQVLIGISEGLADMFSGSAEEEKQTAKKSAGKKKAAEESRPEVPEKKALTLEDVRAVCADKSRKGYTAEVKAVLTKHGAEKLSEVDPAEYKALLAEVEVLGNAG
- a CDS encoding type I restriction endonuclease subunit R, EcoR124 family, producing MEKYTYEGVFRGLFSLVQVFVAMQPEEAVYFANPGEGVKFNKAFYFHWANSDNEPTNEWHKVILDLLNIPMAHMLIGFYTIADTDEGVLKVMRSYQYYAAIGIADTVAKKNWADNNQLGGHVWHTTGSGKTMTSFKSAQLIASSHDADKVVFLVDRKELGIQSLKEYRSFANENESVQATENTDILISKLKSDDKDINLIVTSIQKLSGLTKEAGEDDLKKIKSKRMVIIIDECHRSTFGDMLTAIKTTFKNALIFGFTGTPIQEINIKKDSTTPTIFGDEIHRYTLADGIRDKNVLGFDPYMVKIFDDSDVREQVALHKAKASTQADVIGDPQKEKMFYKYMDSSQVKMYGELVDGKWVSGIEDFIPNEQYQSSQYRDGVISDIKKKWIIYSRGRKFHAIFATSSIPEAVAYYRLMKDQMPELNITAMFDPTIDNEGGGSLDKEDGIVEMLEDYESKFSQPFTMASYDRFRKDVSLRLAHKKPYERITTDEQIDILIVVNQMLTGFDSKWVNTLYLDKVMEYENLIQAFSRTNRLFNLVDKPFGIIKYYRRPNTMEKNIEAAVKAYSGDIPTGLFVDKLPNNLRKMNELFDEISELFSNARIKDFEKLPDESSVKAKFAKLFKQFSTHLEAATIQGFNWTENIYQDEHGSNIVMKFDEMAYLILLARYKELAKGGGGGRGGDVPYEIDTHITEYDTGKIDADYMNSRFEKFLKLIENAYDPASLESTLKELHKSFSMLDQEEQKYANIFIHDIQIGKVQIVPGKSFRDYISEMMKSAENDRISLVAKRLGCYERLLRELLERKVTKETIEAHGKFEELKSSVDTKKAKTFFERVEKSEYQDSRLIMYIERYLRYFLLSGGEDLYPEKETNIPTNDTKEKRVVGVVISEENMIGKTYVSSVKTSTLQNWCSESKALSCMIETDCFAYIENKLCINDSKYIERDSNGRIRLTTYAKTHEEECFLQFVVDKETGQLHYITLPAAMASKSFNYYDEIDEDLVNQYGLVNEMSQEMLAAISGLEFGEALKKLMSKNICNYSFRLLEDTTGLDKNTISNLRKGANLTKLNVISTCLGIHIPFLVSNKMLELAELALNLYLPGKAGAENGIYDSLLHLKWATDYDDIYEELTEQNYEYLIHQPK